One Coccinella septempunctata chromosome 8, icCocSept1.1, whole genome shotgun sequence genomic window carries:
- the LOC123318339 gene encoding uncharacterized protein LOC123318339 encodes MATVTGPSITGMEKTKKALALQRTAFMRIYDKLKEDFSKEKCDILEIQSSIKVLDEIMLQVSELSQLMIDLMLDAGEEEANMNAVELMNTMSSQYHKIKCSFDKLICQGSVSKKSESRSKLKIPKLQFRQFGGETKDWLGFWNQFSRIDEDSDIEEEDKLQYLVQATTPGSRARQIVESYPASKGNYVKAVDSLKQRFGREDLLIEVYVRELLKLVLMNLNTKNKLSTFFDKIESQLRALESLGVKSDTCSAMLYPLVESSLGEDLIRAWHRSQFYSSECSLKKRLDALMNFLREEVMNEDRIHLAVSSFKDRQKPEDRSIRTSSNVPTASELYNKGVPRCVFCKNSHSTDQCKEVLKLSFAEGKQKLSENACCHLCTKFGHIARRSRSREQCHRCQGRYCVIMCPKNDVESSSSPNDRNFKQPNLKIDEHSLSNHTFPEIFLQTIIVELRGDKECRRVRLLIDTGSHKSYITRKIAEEMGYPPVREEQLVHSLFGGTQTESVSHRCFRISLHSLTEDYCCNFEVLDQPLICNHVSSVKRGPWLDELKQMGVEITDTTDGPIDVLVGADIAGKLFSGRKQDLDCGLVAVHTLLGWTLMGKLKSEYSSKTSLLVTSMFSKNVAICDLWNLDVLGIQAPERSESQREQEKLVMEHFLTTVKRRDDRRYEVCMPWIEGHPPLSSNFDLSYKRLLHTVKKLKKDNFYNVYDSVFDNWLAEGVIECSSENEPLETSSQSGHFLPHHPVYKPSSTTTPVRPVFDASSGAKNQPSLNQCLEKGINLIELIPSMILRFRLDKIGITADIRKAFLQIGLQETF; translated from the coding sequence ATGGCGACCGTGACAGGACCCTCTATTACAGGTATGGAAAAAACCAAGAAAGCCTTAGCTCTACAAAGAACAGCTTTTATGAGGATCTATGATAAGTTGAAAGAAGATTTCTCCAAAGAAAAATGCGATATCCTAGAAATACAGAGTAGCATCAAAGTCTTGGATGAAATAATGCTTCAAGTATCTGAACTGAGTCAACTCATGATTGATCTAATGTTGGATGCAGGAGAAGAAGAAGCGAATATGAATGCAGTGGAATTGATGAATACGATGAGTTCTCAATATCACAAGATAAAATGTAGTTTCGATAAGTTAATATGTCAAGGCAGTGTCTCCAAGAAATCAGAATCCAGAAGCAAATTGAAGATTCCGAAACTTCAATTCAGACAGTTTGGTGGTGAAACGAAAGATTGGCTTGGATTTTGGAATCAATTCAGCAGAATTGATGAAGATTCTGATATAGAAGAGGAGGATAAACTACAATATTTAGTTCAAGCTACCACACCAGGCTCTCGAGCTAGACAAATTGTGGAAAGTTACCCTGCTTCTAAAGGTAACTATGTAAAAGCAGTGGATAGTTTGAAACAAAGATTTGGAAGAGAAGATTTGTTAATAGAAGTTTATGTCCGAGAACTTCTCAAGCTAGTTTTGATGAATCTGAATACCAAAAATAAACTATCAACattttttgacaaaattgaatcacaattgagagcaTTAGAAAGTCTGGGTGTAAAATCAGATACCTGCTCTGCGATGCTATACCCTTTGGTTGAATCATCCCTAGGAGAAGATTTAATACGAGCATGGCATAGAAGTCAGTTCTATTCATCAGAGTGCAGTTTGAAGAAGCGTCTTGATGCTCTCATGAATTTTCTCAGAGAAGAAGTGATGAACGAAGACAGAATTCATCTCGCGGTGTCCAGTTTCAAAGACAGACAAAAGCCTGAAGATAGGAGCATACGTACTAGTTCAAATGTACCCACTGCTTCTGAATTGTACAACAAAGGAGTTCCACGATGTGTGTTTTGCAAAAATTCACATTCAACTGATCAATGTAAGGAAGTGTTGAAACTCAGTTTTGCAGAAGGGAAACAGAAATTGTCAGAAAATGCTTGTTGCCACCTATGCACCAAATTTGGTCATATAGCTCGAAGATCCCGCTCTCGAGAACAATGCCATAGATGTCAAGGTAGATATTGTGTTATTATGTGTCCCAAAAACGATGTCGAGTCATCATCGAGTCCTAATGATAGGAATTTTAAACAGCCAAACTTAAAAATTGATGAACACAGTCTGTCCAACCACACTTTTCCCGAAATTTTTTTGCAAACCATAATAGTAGAACTGAGGGGGGACAAAGAATGTCGCCGAGTAAGACTCTTGATCGATACTGGATCCCACAAGTCATATATTACAAGAAAAATTGCCGAAGAGATGGGGTACCCTCCAGTTCGAGAAGAACAGCTAGTACATTCACTTTTTGGAGGAACCCAAACTGAATCTGTGAGTCATAGATGCTTCAGAATTTCTCTACATAGTCTTACTGAAGACTACTGTTGCAACTTCGAAGTTTTGGATCAACCATTGATTTGCAACCACGTAAGCTCAGTGAAAAGGGGACCTTGGCTGGATGAACTGAAACAAATGGGAGTAGAAATTACTGATACTACAGATGGGCCAATTGATGTTTTGGTTGGTGCCGACATAGCCGGAAAACTTTTTTCCGGACGTAAACAAGATTTGGATTGTGGACTTGTAGCGGTTCATACATTACTAGGTTGGACACTCATGGGAAAACTGAAATCAGAATACTCATCTAAGACATCCCTTCTAGTAACTTCaatgttttcgaaaaatgtgGCCATATGTGACTTATGGAATCTAGATGTCCTTGGTATTCAAGCTCCTGAAAGATCTGAATCACAACGGGAACAAGAAAAACTTGTTATGGAACATTTTCTAACAACAGTTAAACGAAGAGATGACAGGCGATATGAAGTGTGTATGCCTTGGATTGAAGGTCATCCCCCTTTATCGTCCAATTTCGATTTATCCTATAAAAGACTCCTCCACActgtgaaaaagttgaaaaaggaTAATTTCTACAACGTCTACGATAGCGTCTTCGACAATTGGTTAGCTGAAGGAGTTATAGAATGTTCGTCAGAAAATGAACCTCTTGAAACATCATCTCAGTCTGGTCATTTTTTACCTCATCATCCAGTATATAAGCCCAGTAGTACCACAACACCTGTACGTCCAGTTTTTGATGCTTCGTCAGGAGCAAAGAATCAACCATCTTTGAATCAGTGCCTTGAGAAAGGAATCAACCTCATTGAATTAATTCCATCTATGATTCTACGTTTCCGCTTGGATAAGATAGGAATCACAGCTGATATAAGAAAGGCATTTCTTCAGATTGGATTACAAGAAACTTTCTAA